The proteins below are encoded in one region of Ostrinia nubilalis chromosome 3, ilOstNubi1.1, whole genome shotgun sequence:
- the LOC135088040 gene encoding maestro heat-like repeat-containing protein family member 1 — protein sequence MSSKADTLKETVTVLINAAGDSDNSVNNVVIKSLTKVANSYPNEVIEIFCEFYKNTIKVNTSQLGNIIKVLEQTCVNQVKKLENTTATLLVNSMLRAMTENPQYEPIVQIGASSVLVAVGHEHLDLVLRLLINQLTPASVPHYTIARTLGTLAAVNTYAVVPHVKEVLGKMLPLLPLVRHDAVKQAFAYAFGHFAVAVSEQIGDNVENDNITSIKDNFVTEFSIIFDVLYNQWLPSNEPKVSEAVLEALGPITRLIPERQFNETVNKFVLSLLSLYRKPTINAYYISQCISYLLSPSPLNPKLSLNDSVINSINHVLFNLILVEPDYDQPHTVKNHFEVLRCFDHMAGQFPDQTIESLLHQCKNNQEKDRMKAVIILTHLTTSSQVFVENYAVKFIAILKVMTTMEQGLKMKKLLVKAIVGLVYRNCITSAEDFIMVEFIIKHCGCEGPPNVPKNEIEDLHNTYKSSLILMCNTVTSVRTQLRSLLLAALTVDDFTSSMSTVSQCLTSLLQNNSDAGEDDQKETLKDLRYTPDQVFTRCITYIADPEQIERNKNLLIFLEEYSGDVHKNLKNSWTVEIQRLLKFVDKSESNEQWHNMLIDLLESAIENVNNNKWVENIAALITQQVLSKKQSPIIKGMSLQYLAILTCHMTNAAVIENVLKIILFALKSIPMESVDYVSKAIGIASRQHGEFVLNELDATYKENESKRGNKILNFLSSRNSKSEVELSSVKYAVITCYGKVAENCLDVHVLARLGDNVTSILFEILKTNPPFDLCKASVTTLYQISKALYPAAHHNVALRNRWQLLNAVLEQIYNPNLDRCNVELYPIVVKASKSLTKLQKGILPEERNTILRVLFSSIFEELSSFKRKYEVEGNGDKNDRLAKTLNDSLTLLHHLIRELILQSTCLSTIDDLIGLLIEWLRHENDEIRTASVLILQVIFDTYIKNVKLNYETPSKFGQMGYLLGLVVPGVADTNFAVRLTTIDCIKLVIQIQDLYEGHTIEPDDECMADLANLQNNVLTNDINMIVDYCVALCNAISMKIPHHHTMQFVESLLEGYDDQEFRSVGISAVLDAFFVKKGQDLYQTIERIIEVMLNTMDAVGEDAQQRLMKPLTSLTRHHSNAVTAVLLAQRIPLKPCVVSCWRYLARDEALSGAIVDNFLRLMTSVELYEDPYHITDNHIAALQPLTLISALGEMLQEPTMNETCVAKFADLFSVLYTTLACYIEAEPPAYSLPANRAQERLGFVPNRDSIKMSPAKITVNTFNAFLERANCYKVKEACSLCLSIEHGDSSTTLLELAPILGGSLSRECPQHLARVVSKIATYARSPLPPQRCAALALLADLLNYRCNNNPVLIETVLATLNTGWKDEHPRVRAVCLRGAANVARLSNSHRAIALPPALAALSQGVDAPHTQSPSDNVPLAAIQGLTRLLVETEKLDKEFERELLSISQKIRPFMNTECAQLREASIRLFGVIAGRVNAEGLAEQSVASLPCFLLHLCDNNPAVVRASKFTIKQVFKTFNVKKSNDLVQTHLLDEGRLYLDEFLSALVRQLAEEMPASVPKCLQTAVNYLHCAKEEMKPHPPLLLGLLYAELYRIREKASEDSDLDPDVTRSARTRLLQLIKDSNPLVRQNSALALANISLVMAQDG from the exons ATGTCTTCGAAAGCTGATACCTTAAAAG AAACTGTGACTGTGCTAATAAATGCTGCTGGCGATAGTGATAATTCAGTCAATAATGTAGTTATCAAGTCCTTGACCAAGGTCGCGAACTCGTATCCCAATGAGGTGATAGAAATATTCTGTGAATTCTACAAGAACACAATCAAGGTGAACACTTCACAGCTGGGCAATATTATAAA AGTACTGGAACAAACATGCGTCAACCAGGTGAAGAAGCTGGAGAACACAACGGCAACGTTGCTGGTGAACTCCATGCTTCGGGCCATGACCGAGAACCCACAGTACGAACCAATAGTCCAGATAGGAGCCTCCTCAGTGCTGGTCGCGGTTGGACATGAACATTTGGACTTG GTACTCCGTCTACTAATTAACCAGCTGACCCCAGCGTCGGTCCCGCACTACACCATCGCTCGAACCCTGGGCACCTTAGCCGCGGTCAACACCTACGCAGTAGTGCCTCACGTCAAGGAGGTCCTGGGCAAAATGCTGCCACTCCTGCCGCTCGTCCGACACGACGCTGTGAAGCAGGCCTTTGCTTACG CTTTCGGCCACTTCGCAGTTGCGGTCTCGGAACAGATCGGCGATAACGTCGAAAACGACAACATAACATCGATCAAAGACAATTTTGTCACAGAGTTCTCTATAATCTTCGACGTGTTGTACAACCAGTGGCTGCCCTCGAACGAGCCGAAGGTGTCAGAGGCGGTTCTCGAAGCACTAGGTCCCATCACCAGACTCATACCCGAAAGGCAATTCAACGAGACAGTCAACAAATTTGTCCTCTCATTGCTGTCTTTGTACCGTAAGCCAACGATAAACGCCTACTACATCAGTCAATGTATCTCGTACCTACTGTCGCCATCGCCTCTCAACCCCAAACTGAGCTTAAACGACAGCGTAATAAACTCAATCAACCACGTCCTATTCAATTTGATCCTAGTAGAGCCAGATTACGATCAGCCGCATACGGTGAAAAACCATTTCGAAGTATTACGCTGCTTCGATCATATGGCAGGGCAGTTTCCTGACCAAACCATTGAGAGTCTTCTCCATCAGTGTAAGAACAACCAGGAAAAAGACCGGATGAAAGCAGTCATTATTCTGACCCACTTGACGACTTCGTCACAAGTATTTGTAGAAAATTATGCCGTCAAGTTCATCGCCATATTAAAGGTCATGACGACAATGGAGCAGGGCTTGAAAATGAAGAAGTTGCTCGTGAAAGCTATCGTTGGTTTGGTCTATAGAAACTGCATTACATCTGCCGAAGATTTCATTATGGTCGAGTTCATTATAAAACACTGCGGCTGTGAAGGCCCTCCGAATGTGCCGAAGAATGAAATCGAGGATTTGCACAATACGTACAAAAGTTCCCTTATTCTCATGTGTAACACGGTGACGAGTGTTCGCACACAATTGAGAAGTTTACTCCTAGCTGCACTTACCGTTGATGACTTTACCTCGTCCATGTCGACTGTTAGCCAATGCCTGACATCGCTGCTACAAAACAATTCCGACGCAGGCGAGGATGATCAGAAAGAAACACTAAAAGATTTGAGGTACACCCCCGACCAAGTCTTCACAAGATGCATAACTTACATAGCAGACCCTGAACAGATAGAACGAAACAAGAATTTGCTCATATTCCTTGAAGAATATTCTGGAGATGTCCATAAGAATTTGAAAAACTCCTGGACTGTTGAGATTCAAAGACTTCTGAAGTTTGTCGACAAAAGCGAATCAAATGAACAGTGGCATAACATGCTTATAGATCTCTTAGAATCAGCTATAGAGAATGTGAACAATAACAAATGGGTGGAAAATATAGCCGCTTTGATAACGCAACAAGTTCTGTCCAAAAAGCAGTCGCCAATTATCAAGGGAATGTCTTTACAATATCTGGCCATATTGACGTGCCATATGACTAACGCTGCAGTGATAGAAAACGTTTTGAAGATTATTCTCTTCGCCCTTAAATCCATTCCGATGGAAAGCGTCGACTACGTCAGCAAAGCGATAGGAATAGCTTCCAGACAACATGGCGAGTTTGTTCTCAACGAACTCGATGCCACTTACAAGGAGAACGAGTCGAAGAGAGGCAATAAAATCCTTAACTTCTTATCATCTAGAAATTCTAAGAGCGAAGTAGAGCTTAGCTCTGTAAAATACGCAGTGATCACTTGCTACGGAAAAGTAGCTGAAAACTGCTTGGATGTGCACGTTTTGGCGAGGTTAGGTGATAACGTTACATCAATTTTGTTCGAAATTTTGAAGACCAACCCTCCCTTTGATTTGTGCAAAGCAAGTGTCACCACCCTTTACCAAATTAGCAAGGCCTTATATCCTGCAGCCCACCACAATGTGGCTCTCAGGAATCGCTGGCAACTCCTGAATGCTGTTCTTGAACAGATTTACAATCCGAATTTGGACAGATGCAACGTGGAGCTGTATCCTATAGTCGTAAAAGCTTCGAAGAGTCTAACGAAGTTACAAAAGGGTATCCTGCCTGAGGAGAGAAACACGATCCTTAGGGTGCTGTTTAGTAGCATTTTTGAGGAGCTGTCCTCATTCAAAAGGAAATACGAAGTCGAAGGGAACGGCGACAAAAACGATCGTCTTGCCAAAACCCTAAACGACAGCTTGACTTTACTTCACCATCTGATTAGGGAGCTGATACTCCAGTCGACCTGCCTAAGCACGATTGACGATCTGATCGGTTTGCTGATAGAGTGGCTTCGTCACGAAAACGATGAGATCCGAACTGCATCGGTGTTGATTCTGCAAGTGATATTCGACACGTATATCAAAAACGTCAAACTGAACTACGAAACTCCCAGCAAATTCGGTCAGATGGGCTACTTGTTGGGTTTGGTCGTTCCAGGAGTTGCGGATACCAATTTCGCGGTGAGGCTCACAACAATAGATTGCATTAAACTCGTGATACAAATCCAGGATTTGTATGAGGGGCATACTATCGAGCCGGACGATGAATGCATGGCTGATCTGGCGAATCTTCAGAATAATGTATTAACGAATGATATCAACATGATTGTTGATTACTGTGTTGCATTATGCAATGCAATATCGATGAAGATTCCTCATCATCATACGATGCAGTTTGTGGAGAGCCTGTTGGAAGGTTACGATGACCAGGAGTTCAGGAGTGTAGGGATAAGCGCAGTGCTGGACGCTTTCTTCGTGAAGAAGGGGCAGGACTTGTACCAGACTATTGAGAGGATAATCGAGGTGATGCTGAATACTATGGATGCAGTGGGCGAGGACGCACAGCAGCGCTTGATGAAGCCGCTGACGTCACTGACGCGCCATCACTCTAACGCAGTGACGGCCGTGCTGTTGGCGCAGAGGATTCCTTTGAAACC ATGCGTGGTCTCCTGCTGGCGATACCTGGCGCGCGACGAAGCGTTGTCTGGAGCGATCGTGGACAACTTCTTACGGCTGATGACGTCAGTAGAGCTGTACGAGGACCCTTACCATATAACTGACAACCATATAGCCGCGCTCCAGCCCTTGACT CTAATAAGTGCATTAGGAGAAATGCTTCAAGAGCCGACCATGAACGAGACCTGTGTGGCCAAGTTCGCAGACCTTTTCTCCGTTCTCTACACAACACTAGCCTGCTACATAGAAGCGGAACCGCCCGCGTATTCTCTACCAGCCAACCGCGCGCAAGAGAGGCTCGGTTTTGTCCCCAACAGGGACTCCATAAAGATGTCTCCGGCCAAGATCACTGTGAACACTTTCAACGCGTTTTTGGAGAGGGCTAACTGTTATAAG GTAAAGGAAGCTTGTTCGCTCTGCCTGAGCATCGAGCATGGCGACTCCTCCACCACACTCCTCGAACTGGCTCCTATCCTAGGGGGTTCCCTGAGCAGGGAATGCCCCCAACACTTGGCGAGGGTAGTCTCAAAGATCGCAACTTATGCGCGCTCGCCGTTACCCCCGCAAAGATGCGCTGCGCTTGCGCTGTTGGCTGATCTACTGAACTATAG ATGCAACAACAACCCAGTTCTCATAGAGACCGTGCTAGCCACTCTGAACACCGGCTGGAAGGATGAGCACCCTCGCGTAAGAGCCGTCTGCCTACGAGGTGCCGCTAATGTAGCTCGTCTCTCTAACTCCCATCGCGCCATCGCCCTGCCGCCAGCCCTGGCGGCTTTAAGCCAGGGAGTCGACGCACCGCACACTCA ATCACCATCAGATAACGTGCCTCTAGCCGCCATACAAGGTTTAACCAGGCTTCTAGTAGAGACAGAGAAACTTGACAAGGAGTTCGAACGCGAACTTCTCTCGATATCTCAGAAAATCCGGCCGTTTATGAACACTGAATGCGCGCAGCTTAGGGAGGCATCCATTAGGCTGTTCGGAGTGATCGCCGGGAGGGTCAACGCGGAAGGCTTAGCAGAGCAGTCGGTGGCATCCCTGCCTTGCTTCCTGCTGCATTTGTGCGATAACAACCCTGCTGTCGTGAGG GCCAGCAAATTCACAATCAAACAAGTGTTCAAAACGTTCAACGTGAAGAAATCAAACGACCTGGTCCAAACACATCTCCTGGACGAAGGAAGGCTATACCTGGACGAGTTCTTATCAGCGCTGGTCCGTCAGTTGGCTGAGGAGATGCCAGCCAGTGTGCCCAAGTGTCTGCAGACTGCTGTCAACTACCTCCACTGTGCTAAGGAAGAGATGAAGCCACACCCACCTTTACTTCTTG GCCTCCTCTACGCCGAGTTATACCGCATCAGAGAGAAGGCGTCCGAAGACTCGGATTTAGACCCGGACGTGACCCGAAGCGCCCGGACACGTCTGCTCCAACTCATCAAGGATTCCAATCCGCTGGTGCGACAGAACTCTGCCCTCGCCCTGGCAAATATCAGCCTGGTAATGGCGCAGGACGGATGA
- the LOC135088187 gene encoding uncharacterized protein LOC135088187 translates to MTSPTAERRYESMLFNYETTGRTDFRDGRIKPIITTEYKPKSTCLRVRPPPLKDIHALTDWRVPNVPFNLMHKPKDVVRTNPRVVQEPFHEPEDEIREEVQRTRPRLVMTPAVSLDDIEPVTRKMLVEDVYVTSVMQMMRESGVSEGSSLRAPLPKLPAPANPITLPKLLPQYVSPEWRMDSAAWDNRQLRTYCDPTKEFWLAFQSKCDVCDETAEREAQRKMRRLAKRR, encoded by the exons ATGACCTCCCCTACCGCGGAACGGCGTTACGAGTCTATGCTCTTCAACTACGAAACAACTGGGAGGACCGATTTCCGCGATGGGAGGATCAAGCCGATCATAACAACTGAGTACAAGCCCAAGTCTACCTGCCTGAGGGTGCGCCCTCCTCCATTGAAGGATATACATGCACTGACGGACTGGCGAGTGCCGAACGTGCCGTTCAACCTCATGCATAAGCCTAAGGACGTTGTGAGGACCAACCCTCGAGTGGTTCAAGAACCTTTT CACGAGCCCGAAGACGAGATTCGCGAAGAAGTGCAACGCACAAGGCCTCGGCTGGTGATGACGCCTGCGGTTAGTCTGGATGACATAGAGCCGGT GACCCGCAAGATGCTAGTAGAAGACGTATACGTCACGAGCGTCATGCAAATGATGCGCGAGTCGGGAGTGTCCGAAGGCTCCAGCCTCCGCGCGCCCTTACCTAAGCTGCCTGCACCCGCCAACCCG ataACCCTGCCGAAACTGTTGCCTCAATACGTATCTCCCGAATGGCGCATGGACTCGGCGGCGTGGGACAACCGCCAGCTTCGCACCTACTGTGACCCCACCAAGGAGTTCTGGCTAGCTTTTCAGTCCAA ATGTGACGTATGCGACGAAACGGCGGAGCGCGAGGCCCAAAGGAAAATGCGGAGGCTAGCAAAACGACGATAA